The genomic segment CTCTCCAAGATTATTACGCTCAGAAAATTGCAGAAACTATGCTGTATACTCTATCACAATCCTTTTTCCTTGAACACATTCAATATACATCTTATAGAGAATATGTTCATAGTCCTCTGGTAAGAACCTGTCCATCATGAACTGTTTCATCCGCCTCCATGTCTTGATTGGCCCCTTTCTTCGTTTTTGCCTCTGAATAACAAGTTTATACCACCACACAGCAGCAATACTCTTCAGCCTAATTGCCACCATCTTAACTTGCTTGTTTTCAGGGACACCCATGACTTTAAAGAACCTATCAACGCTTATTTGCCAATCAAGAAAATAACACCCATAGTTCCATAGAACAATGGAATGTCAGCCTTTACGCGATAATCatgattattttgttgattCCTTTGCTCAACTTCGTCCTCCACAAATTCCTCTTTATCAGAACTTGAACTTTCATTATTAACAGCACGATTGTTGTCTACTCTTGGGATTCCTCTTCTCTTGTTTCTATGCTGATTTTCATTAAGCCCAACTTGTTCTCCTTCTCTGCCTCTTTGTGGATTTGCATTGTTGATGCCGTTTCTAATCTCAGTTGTCAAATTCATCATCTGATCGGTCAAAGCAGTTAGGGCCGTGGTAATAGCCTCGGTAAAATCTTGAAAGTCTGCTTTGGTCACAGATTGCTCCCCATAGCTGATCAAGCTTTGAAAAATAAACAGGAGAAagcctgctctgataccaattgatgCAGTCGGAAACTCTAGGAATAGCAAGCGCTAAGCCTAGTTAGAAATCAAGTTCTCAAGCGTGAACTTGATTAATAGAAATTCTGGAAATCCACCAGATTAGAAAGAAAACTCTCTCtggttttattaattagaaTGAAAAACTGTCTTGCCAATAACCTAcattctctctatatatagagatgaaatccaaaacataaaatagataagtctaaacagaaaaaaaaactaacataagtaaatatcaaaagaaaagttaaattcATAAATTCCTCCTACTGAGATTGACGCTCATTAAATAAACCTTTAAATCGATCATCAACACCACCTGACACTTATTGTCCTTTGTTGCTACCGTTTTACCAAAGAACTTCTTCGTAAAGCTTTGATCGTAGGATAAAGTGTTCCAGTTTTTGCATGTATATCTTACCAGAACCCTAGAGAGTCAGAGTGTCTCCTCcaacaaatccttttgaaggtCGGACATCGTCGTTGTCatttctcaaagtttggttCCTTTTCCTCTGACTTGGCATTATATAATCAGCTATATTCAttattctcatattttttttcctttgttaattttaaatgagtAATCTTCTAGTATATCTTAAAGCttaaaagataagagataaaaagtaattaaaagcTGGGAAATAGGTTTTTGAACTCATGTCAAACAAATTATCTGAAAAGGTTAGTCCAAGGAGCATGGATATTCtctaaataaatgaaaagaaatttcTACGAGTCGAAGTTGTCGATTTTCAAAGGAGTGATGTCATCTGCAACTTTGAACCCTCCAACGACTCGTGCAAAGAACACCATCTGTTGCTCAAGTGTATATTTGATGTTTTCCGCCTGTCAAGCAATATATAAGTAATCCAGTGTTAATTACTATTACAATCCTCAAGACTTGTTATTACTTTTTTAGTGGAAGTGATCAAAAGCCTTACCTTGCGAAAACCATGTTGTTCTCCCTCGTACTCGACAAGAGCAACAGGCAGACCTTTTTCCTTTAATGCTTTATAGATTTTACGTGATTGATCTGGAGTTACTACCTGCAATTTGTTCAGCATTTTTCATACAAATTGTTAAATATATTCGTATTCAAGGGAAAGACGTTGTAGTTAGCAAATGGAGAACTAAATCTCGAATGTAATAACAATCAAGAATCCAGAAGGTTAATCTAATCATGCCTTTTGTtactagaaagaaaagaataaaccaAGAGTGGAGAATATAAGAACCTTGTCTTCCAGCCCTTGGAAAAGGATGATGGGACAAGAGAACTTATCGACGAAATTGATTGGTGATCTCTCATAGAAATCCTTTTCATCTCCTGCAATTACATACTCAAGAATTTTGGCagtcaattttaaaaatcaaaacaaaaaaacaaagataaattcTTTCTTAATGCATTTGACTCACCAACAAGATTGTCGATATAACGGGATTCAAACTTATGACCTTCTTCTTTCAACATTTTTAAATCAGCCACCTGTGTTAACAAAAATCCAAGGCATCAGCTGTTTTATAAGGTATTCATACAACATGCATCTAGGTGAAGTGTGAAATAGTATCacgacatatatatacatagttcATAAAAGAAGAGGCTAGAATCTACAAAGGTGAAGTTTGATTCAGGATATATATAAGCCtcaaatcaaaactattatCCCACCATTGTGGTCAAAATTCCCTTTTATCTATAAGTAGTTTTACAGCAATACAAATTGCACTGAACTTATATATGATCAAAGGCTATTTGGTGTCTAAGTTCAatatatccaaatttttttgcTGATCCTTCCATAACTTCCAATAACTAACAAGAACTAGGGGAAAGCGAAAAAGTATAGTCatttagcaaaataaaatacagATGCAATGGTATGTACTCACTCCGTATAAGGACGCTCCAGCTTTAAAAACATCCCTGAACGCCAATGCTGCAAGAGTTGTGTAACCTCCTGCAGAACCTCCAGATATACAGAGCCTCTTAACATCTGCCTTGCCTGAAGATACCTGCccaaaactaaaaatgtttAGAAATTACTTCCGAAGTTGTTCACATAAATAGGCAAAGAAAGAACATACCAAATATTTAGCACAGCCACAACAGTCATCAACGTCGACAATTCCCCACTGCCTTAACAACCGCTCTCGATACTCTCGACCATAACCTTCAAAATAATGTTACACTTTCTTACAATAAACACACGTCCACGTGTGTGCTCACATGGCGTGAATGGGACATCAAAAACAAGAATCTCATGATGAAATACTTAAGCAAGGCTAACTATAATGGTGAAAAAATGCAACCGTACAAGTGTACTGAATTCTGGGTAATTGTTGGAAAAGTAGAAAAACAACTTGGAACCATAACAACAAACCTGTGCTTCCACCATAATTGACATCGACAAATGCCCACCCTCTACTTGTCCAGTACTGGAGATTCAGATTTAAGGACCCTCGTGATTCAGCAGTAGGTCCTCCTGCAGATTCAGATTGTCAACAAAAATGTGGCATGCATAGCTGATTACAACATATATGCTCTGGCGAAAGCACATACATGATCTTAAGATGAACATATAGAAACTGAGTTAGTATTTtgattaagttttgaaaatagGGATGTGGTAAAGATTAGCATACCATGACTCTTCACCAACAACGGAGGTTTCTCTTCCATGCTAGCGTTGTAGAGTGGATTGGTTGGAGGATAAAAGTAAGCATAAGTGTTCTGACCAGGAACCTCTGTTGGAAATTCAATCAACTCTGGCACACTGAAGAAAGCCTCGTACTTCAAAACATCGGGTGATGAAGACCAAACAATCTCAGAACTGAGTGCGTTCATCTTATGATGATCCAGTGTTACCTGATAATAAGAGAAACAATAAATCTACTACTGCAACTACTTTTTCATAGACGCAActtatttttcaattaaaaccTTCAATGGGAAAGATTTTTACCCTGGCAACTGATGGTGGAAGAACTGCTGACGCTCCCTCAACATAAAGGCACTGATTTCCCAAAGTCTGAAAATGGAAACACAATTCCTCGTTACTTTCAGATTAAATTGGTAACCAAatgaacaaatttttaaaaactacagAAAAAGTTATATTACAATGCTGTCAAAATCAGTTAAAGGAATATCGAGTAGAGAACATGAACCCTGTGAATCATCCACAATGCCTAGATATGACTTCCCTTTCTGCCTGCATTCAGGAACAATAAATTGTTATCAAATCAAGTATGACAGAGAATTGTTGAAAGTATTAAATTTTGGTCTGCTTGGTATTACCTATAGCTGCATGCAATTATGTTCTTCTCTTCAGAACACTCGATTATTTCATAAGAGTTTGTACCGAAAACCCATAGTGGTTTCGCAAACTCACCCTCAAGAGGATATACAGAAACAACCTCATTAGTACTTTCAATCTGTGACACAACgagaaaaagggaaaacaaaaataaggaaCAAAGTAGTAAACAATAAACATGTCTACTACATCAGAAAATTCCTTTAAGCGCCAAGTAGGTCTACTTTAAGAAAAGCTTCAAGATGGTGGCCCAATATCAATAAATACAACTAACAAAGCAAACATCTACCAGTTTTAGACGTATACATTCAGCCGAAAACAAAACTCGCTTAAACAGTATGCATCTAATGTAACAGACGCCTTTCTTTCCTCTTCCCCAAaggtttgtttttaataatttctgaAGGATGAGAGTACAATCTCCTCCGAGAACAAAGATTCGAATTTAAGGGTCCGTACTCATGACCTTAGTAAAAAGCCAATGAAACCACCCCTGTTTCAAATCTAAAACTAATTCTCAGCATTACACAGCGCAAGCACACTATGAAATTTCCTACATATAAACTATAACTGGCAAATGTGAGGAATGTTTACCCATTTATGAATATTCCAAAATCCGTTCTTTCTGTCAGTTACAAAAAAGAGTTCCCCTGCACAATAAGTCAGAGATTCTCAGGTCAATGGAAACTATGAGAAATATCAAAGCTTGACAGGCTTAATTACAATATGAGGAAATATAACTTATTCACCAATTTTAGAGCTCCAATGAATCATATAATAATTTGGAGAACAATTATGATGGAATCCATTAAAGGACACTAGTTTCAGCTAATACTTCCAAGAAGTGCTTACTAGCTAAGTAAATAAAGATAAGAAGCCCAAAGCACATGCCAGAAATTTGTAGATCAACCATATCTCAGTTAAATTCACAGTCATAGTCACTTTGtctgaagaaaaaagatgattgCAAAGAGTGAAAACAGCAAGAGAGCAGAGAAAAAAGATCATTTATTTAGACGACCCTAGTTTCATCTAAAACAGCTATAACTTATTAGGAAATCTCAACTGCTAAAagtatgaaacaaaaaagacaGGCAGAAATCCAAGGTCAGTGCCTAAAAACTGCAGATCAATCTTTTCACAGAGGATTTGACAATAATCGAAACTGAGAGCAGTAAATTTCTGCATACTTTTCATATAAGCCAAATTACCTCTTGATGACCACTTAGGCTCAGTGGGCGATTCAACGTATTTGGGATCACAACCAGCAACACATACGCGTTTATCAATAATTCTGCAGAAAGGTGTAACTCTAATTAATAGACAATGCAAGAGAAGAAAACTATAAAGCATGGAAACCAGCTCTTCGAGATCCCCGATAAGACTCTCGGTATTAAGAATTTTGAATGAATTGCAATCTGCAGagcatttgaaaaaaaaaaaaaataggacaTGCTCACCCGCCCTTGGAAATGTACCCAACCCACAGCTCTGCTTTATCCCAAGGCATATTAGGGTGACTCCATTCAATCCATGCCAATCGCTCGCACTTGGGATCCAAACGTGGGAATGCATAGAAATCATTGCCACTCACGAGTACTTTTGGTTCTGGATCTCAAATATCAGAAAGAACAAAAGTGAGCGTCAATGATCGTTGGAAACTTGGAAAAATGTTACTACATGGCACTACTGACATAACTCACATCCCCTATAGACTCTTTCAATGCGGGTAAGAACACTTTCTTTCACTAAAGTTTGATAATATACCTTCAAGTGTCTCTCCATTTAAATTGACATCCACAATTGTCGTTATTGGGTTTGATCTGTCCTGACGACCATCTACAAACACCAGCCAAACAGCCAACATGTAAATCTTGATAAATTAAACATCACACACCACCCAAAACTAAACACTAGATCACAAACCAACCTTCCCTAACAGTAACATAACGGTTAAAGCGTGAATCAAAGACTCCATCTGCGTAAGTAACAGCTGGTTCCCCATAATCTGGAGTAATTGGCTTCGGAGATGAATCTACAATCAAGTAAACAACATCAGAACTTGCCAACATGGAATCTGCATTGATAGAATCAGTGAAGAGTGTTATCATCTATCACCTTTATCAGTAAGGTCTTGCTTGTAAAGTCGCTGATCCTTGTAATTAGAGAAAACAAGTTTGTCATCTGATGAAATCCTAAACGCACCACCACCGTATTCTTGAGTTACAGTCCTCACAGCGAAGTCCTTTGGAGTAATATCAGTTGTTTCATCTCCTTGGATCACCAAAACTCCTCTCCTTCAATCATacaaataaacacacacacaaaaaacccCAATCAAGCTTGAATaatcaaattagggttttcgcaATCGATGTCTGATATCAAGTCGAATCGAATACCCGGATTCATTGGGACGAGACTCGAGCAAGACGAGACGGCCACGAGAATCAACGGCGGTGCCGCCAAGACGCTTCGAAGCTCCGGAAACTGTGTCGGCAGTGATCGGAGACTTCCAGGAGCCATATGGAGCGGTGGTTATAGCCTCGACACCGTCggggggagaagaagaagacatggatGCCAAGGAACGAGATGGTTTGAGCGTAAAGCGATTGAATCGTCTGATCGAAGCCGATGAGTATGAAGAAACGAAGAATTTGTGAGCGGAAGCACAAGGGAAGGAGCTAAAATCTCATAACACCCTTTCTAtcaaaacaaattctcaaaactccCTCAATAGTAAAAGGACAATATTACACTTAATGAAGATTGTTTTaggttaaataaaattaaataagtaattgTTCAATGAAAAACACAGTAgcttagtggttgtgagctcCATGCGCACGCGCGCGCGCCCAGGGTTCGAATCCCACTATGCGCGgtacaactggtacaactagggtgcaactggtacaactaggagatatatggtacaactatgcgaggtgcaactggtacaactatgGAATATATGGTACAACTATGTGAGGTGCAACTAGGAgatatatggtacaactattctttaaaaattgttaaaggGGTAGTGAGATTAAGTGGGGGTAATGCAGAGATGAATTTCTGGTATAGGGACACTAGAGATGAATTCTCCAAGGGAAGCGAGTGAGTGTGAGTGAGACAATGCGATTGAGTGAAGTCAACAACACTGCCATTTATTTTTACTCATTGGTTCTTTTCTCCTTtgattcttttagtttttatcaTTAAGTGACATTTGCTATAGTATAACATAACATGCGACACGTCTTCTTACTAGATCAATAAATCTTGATAACTTTTGTCACACATGTTTTATTCATACTTTCAAGAAACTTAGGGGAGGATCTTATGTCGAAATGGACGAGCTTTGCAAACGGCTTGTAACGGAATAGCTTTGGGTACTGTGTTACCAACTCCTTCCTTCATATCAACTTCCTCATTTCCAACTCTTTCCCATTCAAAGCATTGTATCAACGACCCGAGAGCGAGCCCCACGATCCGTTGAGCAAGACCCGAGCCAGGACACGCTCTTCTACCTAATCCAAACGCCAAAAGCTTTTgtgcttcctcttctttctcaaacCGCTCTGGTTTAAAGCTATCTGGATCATCCCATGTGTTTGGATCCCTGTGTATGGCCCATGCATTCACCAACAAGGTCGTGCCACGTGGCATATCGTAGGATCCCACCTTGCAATCTTCGGATGCCATGTGTGGGACTAACAATGGTGTTGCCGGGTGTAGCCGGAGGGTCTCGAGAACGATGTTCTTGAGATATGGTAGCTCGCTAAGATCTGATTCTTGGATAAGGCGGTCTAAACCAACTCGGTTATCGATTTCTGCTCTGGCTTTAGATAATACGTCAGGATGGTTAAGCAAATTGGATAGTGCCCATTCTAGAGTAACCGCTGATGTGTTAGTCCCTGCTATTACCATTATCTGCATTAACGTGTTACTTTAGTAATGTAATGTAATACCAAACAATATATCTTTCACCTAATAGTAATTAAAAGGTAAAACAGTATAATTAAgttaaggaaaaagaaataaaccagTATGATGCCTTTGATGATTTGATCGGTGTAATACTCAGTGTCAGATTTTTGGAGAACAAGCAAATGATCAATCATTGTAGTACCAGTTTCTTGTTGTTGTCCACGTTTATCGTCAATAAGACCTTGTAAAAACTTGTCTGTGTTCTCCCCTAACTTCTTAACCCTTTTTTCATAGCTTGAGAACAGTCTCAGGACCGGAACGTAGTCAACGGCGTTGCCTGAACTTGTGTTAGCCCCAACATCTGCGACCAACTTACGAACACGTTTGGCTTCTTCCTCATCGGTTGTTTCTTCGCCGTAGTATCGTTTCCCTGTCATCATTCTCATTATGTTGTTGAATGTCAAGTCCATAAGCATTGGTTTCATCTCCACCACCGTATTTTCAGTTCctacaattattaaaaagaatagaAGAAACATCGAATCTCACTAATTTgtaaggaaaataataattgagtGGACCAACCTTTCTTCGTGTAAGATTTGAAAAAagaatattgaaattttatagttttcaaAACCAATTCTTAATAATTAAGTTAACTCATTGGATACCATTGTTTGAACAAGCTATCTCATATCATCCACACAAGCCTTATTGGATAcaacttctttttctctttttcctttttttggcgGCTCCACTTAAAAACCAGATTTTAACCTTATACTAAAAGAGAGTGGAGAACCTGGATTCTTAAGTAAGTGGCTAAGTGTGACTAAAGCTACAAAACTATTGGTCAATATAACACTAAGACAGCACCACCATAAATGAAAAAGTTGACAATATCAACAAATTTTCCTTACGATAGAATCACATCTATAGCATTAACACATATATTACCTGCGGAACGGAAGAGGCGGCTTATGAGGCGGCGTACTTCATCGGTACGGACATAAAGAAAGCAGTTAAGGCGGTGGGTGGAGAAGATCTCGATGGTGCAGAGGCGACGGAGGTTGCGCCAGTGATCACCGTAAGGTGCGGCGATCATGTTTGTGTTATTGTACCCAACGTGTTTCCCGATGATAACATGAGGCCGGTTGGCTAAAACAACGTCGTTCTTGCCAAAGCACTCCTCGGCCGCAACCGCATATGAGGACACCACGTAGACTAGACGGGAGCCAAGTCGGAGGGACATCACGCCGCCACCGCCGTTGCGGTCGAGGAACTCGGAGAAGGAGCGGAGGGTGCGGTGGATGGGCGGCTTCAGGAGGCGTAGGTGGCCTATTACCGGCAACCATCCCGGTGGAGAGGGGGGAAAATTCTGTTTCTTATGTTTCAAGAACTTGAGATAGATTatcaagaagatgagagagaaaaTAGTGTAGAGGACAACTCCAATGTAGTTTTCTTCCATTAattgtttgcttctttttattcttctctcCAGTAAAGTTGTTTTATATACATGAATGAAGAAGTGTTGAAAAATCAAAGAGGTGGTTATATATCTAATTCGAATATCAGCACGTTGGGAAATCAGGAGgatttataaataagaattaagaaaattggGATTGTGATGGGATGTGACCAAATAAAATGTATGcactttaaatatttatatactatgATAATAGAAgtataatactccctccgtttcataatataggatgtttagagaaatatttttgtttcataatataagatgtttccaactttctatgcaaattttagattaattttagattttatattaagCAGTactgtttatgattggttaaactttttaaaagtaactattttttaatatgcgtgttttaactaaaacatcctatattttgaaatagagGGAGTATAACGTTTTTAAATAGGGTTAGTTGTAAAAGTagtatattttttgaaattaataggATTTATAGTACATTTACTATTCACAATTTGCAAAGTGGGTGTCAGGGTGTGTGATGTGTGAGAGTGTGATAggtaagagagaaaaagatggGAAAAGTGGGAGTGGTGTgagagtgaagaaaaaaattatttttaatattttaatatttattcatttttattatttttttctttttcatcttatcataattatttaattaact from the Camelina sativa cultivar DH55 chromosome 12, Cs, whole genome shotgun sequence genome contains:
- the LOC104732567 gene encoding uncharacterized protein LOC104732567, whose protein sequence is MAVLLTSLNRIVSLTLTRFPCASAHKFFVSSYSSASIRRFNRFTLKPSRSLASMSSSSPPDGVEAITTAPYGSWKSPITADTVSGASKRLGGTAVDSRGRLVLLESRPNESGRGVLVIQGDETTDITPKDFAVRTVTQEYGGGAFRISSDDKLVFSNYKDQRLYKQDLTDKDSSPKPITPDYGEPAVTYADGVFDSRFNRYVTVREDGRQDRSNPITTIVDVNLNGETLEEPKVLVSGNDFYAFPRLDPKCERLAWIEWSHPNMPWDKAELWVGYISKGGIIDKRVCVAGCDPKYVESPTEPKWSSRGELFFVTDRKNGFWNIHKWIESTNEVVSVYPLEGEFAKPLWVFGTNSYEIIECSEEKNIIACSYRQKGKSYLGIVDDSQGSCSLLDIPLTDFDSITLGNQCLYVEGASAVLPPSVARVTLDHHKMNALSSEIVWSSSPDVLKYEAFFSVPELIEFPTEVPGQNTYAYFYPPTNPLYNASMEEKPPLLVKSHGGPTAESRGSLNLNLQYWTSRGWAFVDVNYGGSTGYGREYRERLLRQWGIVDVDDCCGCAKYLVSSGKADVKRLCISGGSAGGYTTLAALAFRDVFKAGASLYGVADLKMLKEEGHKFESRYIDNLVGDEKDFYERSPINFVDKFSCPIILFQGLEDKVVTPDQSRKIYKALKEKGLPVALVEYEGEQHGFRKAENIKYTLEQQMVFFARVVGGFKVADDITPLKIDNFDS
- the LOC104719303 gene encoding cytochrome P450 81D1, translating into MEENYIGVVLYTIFSLIFLIIYLKFLKHKKQNFPPSPPGWLPVIGHLRLLKPPIHRTLRSFSEFLDRNGGGGVMSLRLGSRLVYVVSSYAVAAEECFGKNDVVLANRPHVIIGKHVGYNNTNMIAAPYGDHWRNLRRLCTIEIFSTHRLNCFLYVRTDEVRRLISRLFRSAGTENTVVEMKPMLMDLTFNNIMRMMTGKRYYGEETTDEEEAKRVRKLVADVGANTSSGNAVDYVPVLRLFSSYEKRVKKLGENTDKFLQGLIDDKRGQQQETGTTMIDHLLVLQKSDTEYYTDQIIKGIILIMVIAGTNTSAVTLEWALSNLLNHPDVLSKARAEIDNRVGLDRLIQESDLSELPYLKNIVLETLRLHPATPLLVPHMASEDCKVGSYDMPRGTTLLVNAWAIHRDPNTWDDPDSFKPERFEKEEEAQKLLAFGLGRRACPGSGLAQRIVGLALGSLIQCFEWERVGNEEVDMKEGVGNTVPKAIPLQAVCKARPFRHKILP